One Carassius gibelio isolate Cgi1373 ecotype wild population from Czech Republic chromosome A7, carGib1.2-hapl.c, whole genome shotgun sequence DNA window includes the following coding sequences:
- the LOC128016398 gene encoding serine/threonine-protein kinase pim-2-like produces the protein MESVHEPCEYTNNTEEKHAAHQLETHAPGETDGGRDEKKKKCWRWPFGPGETDGGRKEAGNQEKRNLVNNKTGKKLTRAAAGTSRRHDKGYILRRYKIGPKLGEGGFGLVTAGSRRKDGLEVAVKYSLKSPNMPFIRLPGHPKRLTWEIGLTLMANKSPSSPQIIKLLDWQEYTGHYIMVMERPLPSMDLLSFMELHGGTLNEGTAQHVMRQVVRAANVCFDNGVFHRDIKPENLLVNQDTMEVKLIDFGCGALMKEAAFKVFCGTKEYFPPEFKLTGKYHAKPMTVWSLGILLFEMLCGDFPTAKDLCMTAANIWTNPGLSQECCRLICDCLQSEPKKRLALEMMHLHDWFKVMD, from the exons ATGGAGTCTGTACACGAACCCTGTGAATACACCAACAACACGGAGGAGAAGCATGCTGCTCATCAGCTCGAGACGCACGCTCCTGGTGAGACTGATGGAGGGAGAGACGAGAAAAAGAAGAAGTGCTGGAGGTGGCCGTTTGGTCCTGGTGAGACCGATGGAGGTAGAAAGGAGGCAGGAAATCAGGAGAAACGTAACCTGGTTAATAATAAGACTGGGAAGAAGCTCACGCGCGCGGCGGCGGGAACATCTCGCAGACATGACAAGG GTTACATTCTGAGGCGTTATAAAATTGGTCCCAAGCTGGGTGAAGGAGGATTTGGCTTGGTGACCGCAGGGTCTCGCCGCAAGGATGGACTTGag GTTGCTGTGAAATATTCATTGAAGTCACCAAACATGCCATTTATCAGATTG CCCGGTCATCCCAAACGCCTGACCTGGGAGATAGGCCTGACACTTATGGCCAATAAGAGCCCCAGCTCCCCTCAAATCATTAAACTGCTGGACTGGCAGGAATACACTGGCCACTACATCATGGTCATGGAGCGGCCCTTGCCTTCCATGGACTTGCTTAGTTTCATGGAGCTCCACGGAGGAACCCTCAACGAGGGCACGGCACAACATGTTATGCGGCAGGTTGTTCGTGCCGCTAACGTGTGCTTTGATAACGGTGTCTTCCATCGGGACATCAAACCGGAAAACCTCCTGGTGAATCAAGACACCATGGAGGTGAAACTAATTGACTTTGGTTGTGGTGCTCTCATGAAAGAAGCAGCCTTCAAAGTCTTCTGCG GCACAAAAGAGTACTTTCCTCCAGAGTTCAAGCTCACTGGCAAATACCATGCCAAGCCGATGACAGTGTGGTCCCTCGGGATCTTGCTGTTTGAAATGTTGTGCGGGGATTTTCCCACAGCCAAGGACCTGTGCATGACCGCTGCCAACATCTGGACAAATCCAGGCCTGTCACAAG AATGCTGCAGATTGATTTGTGATTGTCTGCAGTCTGAGCCAAAGAAGAGACTCGCTCTGGAGATGATGCATCTCCATGACTGGTTTAAG GTCATGGATTAA
- the LOC128017723 gene encoding ankyrin repeat domain-containing protein 46-like, with translation MSYVFINDSSQTSVPLLQACVDGDLSFAQRLLEAGCDPNIRDHRGRTGLHLAAARGNVDICRFLHKFGADLLATDYQGNTALHLCGHVDTIQFLVSNGLKIDICNHNGSTPLVLAKRRGVNKDAIRLLEGLEEQEVKGFNRGAHSKLEAMQMAESESAMESHSLLNPNLQNSEGVLSSFRSTWQEFVEDLGFWRVLLLLLVIGLLSLGIAYYVSGVLPFSASQLELVH, from the exons ATGTCATATGTCTTCATCAATGACTCGTCGCAGACCAGTGTACCGTTACTGCAGGCTTGTGTCGATGGGGACTTGAGTTTCGCTCAGCGTCTGCTGGAGGCTGGCTGCGACCCCAACATCCGCGACCACAGGGGCCGCACGGGTCTGCATCTGGCAGCGGCGCGAGGTAATGTGGACATCTGCCGCTTCCTGCACAAGTTTGGTGCAGATCTGCTAGCCACCGACTATCAGGGCAACACTGCACTGCACCTGTGCGGACATGTGGACACCATTCAGTTCCTGGTGTCCAATGGGCTCAAAATTGATATTTG TAACCACAATGGGTCAACACCACTGGTGCTGGCTAAGAGGAGAGGGGTGAATAAAGATGCCATTCGGCTGTTGGAAGGGCTGGAAGAGCAAGAGGTCAAGGGCTTCAACAGAGGAGCTCACTCCAAACTTGAAGCCATGCAAATGGCTGAGAGTGAGAG TGCGATGGAGAGCCATTCGCTGCTGAATCCAAACCTGCAGAACAGCGAGGGTGTGCTGTCCAGCTTTCGCTCCACATGGCAGGAGTTTGTGGAGGACTTGGGCTTCTGGAGggtcctgctgctgctgctggtcaTCGGCCTTCTTTCTTTGGGCATTGCTTATTATGTTAGTGGCGTACTGCCTTTTTCTGCAAGTCAGCTGGAGTTGGTCCACTGA